A region from the Malus domestica chromosome 07, GDT2T_hap1 genome encodes:
- the LOC103445063 gene encoding metacaspase-1-like, translating into MYNMLVNCCHCRTPLQLPPGADSIRCAICQGVTIIADSRGLHQPPASHAPPPPAPYSHAPSPPSPYCHAPPGPPPNTHGRKKAVICGISYKYSRHELKGCINDAKCMRYLLINKFQFPDDCIVMLTEEETHPSKIPNRYNIRMALHWLVQGCQPGDSLLFHYSGHGSQQRNYNGDEIDGFDETLCPLDFETQGMIVDDEINAAIVRPLPPGVKLHAIIDACHSGTVLDLPFLCRMDRGGRYVWEDHRPPSGMWKGSGGGEVISFSGCDDDQTSADTSALSKITSTGAMTFCFIQAIERGQASTYGSILNSMRSTIRSTGTGGGGGGGGRLTSLLGGGGGGGGGAVTSLVSMLLTGGSATGGLKQEPQLTACEPFDVYTKPFSL; encoded by the exons ATGTATAATATGCTGGTGAATTGCTGCCACTGCCGCACCCCTCTCCAGCTGCCCCCCGGTGCCGATTCCATCCGCTGCGCAATCTGCCAGGGTGTCACTATAATTGCGGACTCACGTGGCCTCCATCAGCCTCCAGCCTCCCACGCGCCTCCACCTCCCGCTCCTTACTCTCACGCCCCGTCACCTCCCTCCCCCTACTGTCACGCGCCTCCAGGCCCTCCCCCCAACACGCACGGGCGGAAGAAGGCTGTGATCTGCGGGATCTCGTATAAGTACTCGAGACATGAGCTCAAGGGTTGCATCAATGATGCCAAGTGCATGCGGTATCTCCTCATCAACAAGTTCCAGTTTCCAGACGATTGCATTGTCATGCTCACCG AAGAAGAAACTCACCCTTCCAAGATTCCGAACAGATACAACATTAGAATGGCATTACATTGGCTTGTACAAGGCTGTCAACCAGGAGACTCCCTCCTGTTTCATTACTCTGGTCATGGTTCACAGCAGAGGAATTATAATGGTGATGAAATTGATGGTTTTGATGAAACCCTTTGTCCCCTTGACTTCGAAACTCAGGGTATGATTGTTGATGATGAGATAAATGCAGCAATTGTAAGGCCCCTTCCACCCGGGGTTAAGCTTCATGCAATAATTGATGCTTGTCATAGTGGCACCGTGCTAGATTTGCCCTTCCTTTGCAGAATGGACAG GGGCGGACGATATGTATGGGAGGATCATCGCCCTCCATCAGGCATGTGGAAAGGATCAGGCGGTGGAGAAGTCATTTCCTTCAGTGGTTGTGATGATGATCAAACGTCTGCTGATACATCA GCTCTATCGAAGATCACATCAACAGGTGCTATGACCTTCTGCTTCATCCAAGCAATCGAGCGTGGACAAGCGAGTACCTATGGAAGCATACTCAATTCTATGCGCTCTACCATTCGAAGTACGGGTacgggtggtggtggtggtggtggcggcagATTAACATCTCTccttggtggtggtggcggcggcggcggtggtGCTGTGACATCCCTAGTCAGCATGCTTCTGACAGGAGGCAGTGCTACTGGCGGGCTAAAACAG GAACCGCAACTAACTGCCTGCGAGCCATTTGATGTGTATACTAAACCTTTCTCCCTATGA
- the LOC103445064 gene encoding large ribosomal subunit protein eL43 — MTKRTKKAGIVGKYGTRYGASLRKQIKKMEVSQHSKYFCEFCGKYAVKRKAVGIWGCKDCGKVKAGGAYTLNTASAVTVRSTIRRLREQTES; from the exons ATG ACTAAGAGAACCAAGAAGGCGGGTATTGTTGGGAAGTACG GCACCCGATATGGTGCTAGTCTGAGGAAGCAAATCAAGAAGATGGAAGTCTCTCAGCACAGCAAGTACTTTTGTGAGTTCTGTGGGAAG TACGCGGTGAAGCGTAAGGCTGTTGGAATTTGGGGTTGCAAAGATTGTGGCAAAGTGAAAGCTGGAGGCGCCTACACACTGAA TACTGCTAGTGCTGTGACCGTTAGGAGCACCATCCGAAGGCTGAGGGAGCAGACCGAGAGTTAG
- the LOC103445065 gene encoding uncharacterized protein, producing MHQKKSEAQIGTESIGVSSDYNPISASAAAAAPPPSPPYSSFSSISHQFNHISQFPRYPSQHFPHHDPPIPQTTPYKRPLLTQAPSSLSKSPTLHKFPPPPQKPPLFSPSIAAKSTFFRLLRRVNRLRRLLLLLSLPFFYFLVSHPSHSFFLDFLSAFAFSAALLFSLNLALPRLPSIRLFLARSFPIKLKTSSRPPLPVFWSIGSRPKAEKRGNSGCWVQVYSNGDVYEGEFHKGKCSGSGVYYYYMSGRYEGDWVDGKYDGYGVETWARGSRYRGQYRQGLRHGFGVYRFYTGDVYAGEWSNGQSHGCGIHTCEDGSRYVGEFKWGVKHGLGHYHFRNGDTYAGEYFADKMHGFGVYRFANGHRYEGAWHEGRRQGLGMYTFRNGETQAGHWQNGVLDVPSTQNANFPVSPVAVNHSKVLNAVQEARIVSEKAYDVAKVDERVNRAVTAANRAANAARVAAVKAVQKQMQHNSSSDHMPIQIV from the exons ATGCATCAGAAGAAATCAGAAGCTCAGATCGGAACAGAAAGCATTGGCGTCTCTTCCGATTACAACCCAATCTCAGCCTCTGCCGCCGCCGCCGCACCACCGCCATCGCCGCCTTATTCTTCCTTCTCCTCTATTTCCCACCAATTCAATCACATCTCCCAATTCCCTCGCTACCCATCTCAACATTTTCCCCACCATGACCCCCCAATCCCGCAAACCACACCTTACAAGCGACCCCTTTTGACCCAAGCCCCCTCCTCCCTCTCCAAATCCCCGACCCTCCACAAATTCCCACCTCCGCCGCAAAAACCACCTCTCTTTTCCCCTTCCATCGCTGCCAAATCCACCTTCTTTCGCCTCCTCCGTCGCGTTAACCGCCTTCGCCGCCTCCTCCTACTGCTCTCTTTGCCCTTCTTTTACTTCCTGGTCTCTCACCCTAGCCACTCTTTCTTCCTCGACTTCCTCTCTGCCTTCGCTTTCTCCGCCGCATTGCTCTTCTCCCTCAATCTCGCCCTCCCCCGCCTCCCGTCCATACGGCTGTTCCTCGCCAGGTCTTTCCCAATCAAGCTCAAGACCTCCTCTAGGCCGCCGCTCCCGGTGTTTTGGTCAATCGGGTCGCGGCCCAAAGCCGAAAAGAGAGGGAATTCGGGGTGTTGGGTTCAGGTTTACAGCAATGGAGACGTGTATGAGGGTGAATTTCACAAGGGGAAATGTTCAGGAAGTGGGGTGTATTACTATTACATGAGTGGGAGGTACGAGGGGGATTGGGTTGATGGTAAGTATGATGGTTATGGCGTCGAGACGTGGGCGAGAGGAAGCCGGTATCGCGGTCAGTATAGGCAGGGCCTGAGGCATGGTTTCGGGGTGTATAGGTTTTACACTGGGGATGTTTATGCAGGGGAATGGTCTAATGGGCAGAGTCATGGGTGTGGAATTCATACCTGTGAGGATGGGAGTAGATATGTTGGGGAATTCAAGTGGGGTGTCAAGCACGGCCTTGGTCACTACCATTTCAG aaatggTGACACATATGCTGGAGAATATTTTGCGGATAAAATGCATGGGTTTGGGGTCTATCGATTTGCAAATGGGCATAGGTATGAGGGAGCTTGGCATGAGGGTAGAAGGCAAGGGCTTGGTATGTACACGTTTAGAAATGGGGAAACTCAAGCTGGTCACTGGCAAAATGGAGTCCTTGATGTTCCAAGCACACAGAATGCAAATTTTCCTGTATCTCCCGTTGCTGTTAATCATTCCAAAGTACTTAATGCGGTTCAG GAAGCAAGAATAGTGTCCGAGAAGGCCTATGATGTAGCCAAGGTGGATGAAAGAGTGAACAGGGCCGTAACAGCAGCTAATAGGGCAGCAAATGCAGCTAGAGTAGCAGCAGTGAAAGCTGTCCAGAAACAAATGCAGCATAACAGTAGCAGTGACCACATGCCAATTCAAATTGTATGA